From Eptesicus fuscus isolate TK198812 chromosome 22, DD_ASM_mEF_20220401, whole genome shotgun sequence, a single genomic window includes:
- the RGS16 gene encoding regulator of G-protein signaling 16, translating to MCRTLSAFPTTCLERAKEFKTRLGIFLHKSDLSSDAGNAGKSEGSTKHSKERNFSEDVLGWRESFDSLLSSKNGVAAFHAFLKTEFSEENLEFWLACEEFKKIRSATKLASRAHRIFEEFICSEAPKEVNIDHETRELTRTNLQAATAACFDVAQGKTRTLMEKDSYPRFLKSPAYQDLAAQASATNASPSSCSSAEPSHT from the exons ATGTGCCGGACCCTGTCCGCCTTCCCCACCACCTGCCTGGAGAG GGCCAAAGAGTTCAAGACCCGGCTGGGGATCTTTCTTCACAAATCAGACCTCAGCTCCGATGCTGGCAATGCTGGCAAGTCCGAGGGGAGCACCAAACACAGCAAAGAGCG AAACTTCTCAGAAGATGTGCTGGGATGGAGAGAGTCGTTTGACTCGCTGCTGAGCAGTAAAA ATGGGGTGGCTGCCTTCCATGCTTTCCTGAAGACGGAGTTCAGCGAGGAGAACCTGGAGTTCTGGCTGGCCTGTGAGGAGTTCAAGAAGATCCGGTCAGCTACCAAGCTGGCCTCCCGGGCGCACAGGATCTTTGAGGAGTTCATCTGCAGCGAAGCCCCCAAAGAG GTGAACATAGACCACGAGACCAGGGAGCTGACCAGGACCAACCTGCAGGCTGCCACGGCCGCGTGCTTCGATGTGGCTCAGGGGAAGACACGCACCCTGATGGAGAAGGACTCCTACCCACGCTTCCTGAAGTCACCCGCTTACCAGGACCTGGCGGCCCAAGCCTCGGCCACCAACGCCTCTCCGTCCAGCTGCAGCTCAGCAGAGCCCTCACACACCTGA